Proteins encoded by one window of Lathyrus oleraceus cultivar Zhongwan6 chromosome 1, CAAS_Psat_ZW6_1.0, whole genome shotgun sequence:
- the LOC127124057 gene encoding thaumatin-like protein 1 gives MEVGILFMLVLSTLFLSGANSATFTVTNNCPFTIWPATLTGGGSSQSISTGFELSSKASTTLTISSPWSGRFWARSQCSTDAAGKFVCATGDCASGQVPCNNAGGTPPVSLVEFTLAANNGQDFYDVSLVDGFNLPVSVTPQGGSGDCKASSCPNNVNRVCPPDFSVKGSDGSVIACKSACLALKKPEYCCSGSYATPDKCPPNAYSKIFKDQCPQAYSYAYDDKTSTFTCSGGPNYSITFCP, from the exons ATGGAAGTTGGTATACTCTTTATGCTGGTCTTATCAACCCTTTTCCTTTCAG GTGCTAATTCAGCAACATTCACAGTCACAAACAATTGTCCATTCACCATATGGCCAGCTACACTCACCGGAGGTGGAAGCTCACAATCAATTTCAACTGGTTTTGAGCTATCCTCCAAAGCTTCAACCACTCTCACCATCTCATCACCATGGTCAGGAAGATTCTGGGCAAGATCTCAATGTTCAACCGACGCAGCCGGCAAATTCGTCTGCGCTACCGGTGACTGTGCATCTGGTCAAGTACCATGCAATAATGCAGGTGGAACTCCTCCAGTTTCACTGGTTGAGTTCACTCTTGCAGCAAACAATGGACAAGATTTCTATGATGTTAGCCTTGTTGATGGCTTCAACCTGCCGGTTTCGGTAACCCCGCAAGGTGGTTCGGGGGATTGCAAAGCAAGTAGTTGCCCTAATAATGTGAACCGTGTTTGTCCTCCGGATTTTTCGGTTAAGGGTTCAGATGGAAGTGTGATTGCTTGCAAGAGTGCTTGCCTGGCTTTGAAAAAACCCGAGTATTGCTGTAGTGGATCTTATGCTACACCTGATAAGTGTCCACCAAATGCTTATTCAAAGATTTTTAAGGATCAATGTCCTCAAGCTTATAGCTATGCTTATGATGATAAAACTAGTACATTTACTTGCTCTGGTGGGCCAAACTATTCCATCACATTTTGTCCTTGA